One stretch of Arthrobacter polaris DNA includes these proteins:
- a CDS encoding ArdC-like ssDNA-binding domain-containing protein → MDSSNEPAKPHLVTTTGNGMAPPASHPGPEQRVAELTDGLYALLADAVDHPNQWHRLLDASATMWRYSGGNVALLMMQMAQRGPVQPALVAGXKEWERHGRYVIKGERALYVIAPRTARITNTEETEHGPAEGERALAEPGDGINRSRIVGWRGQAVFDVSQTEGEPLLVPIPGQRETPLDVDAYTRLWESLTAVARKARYNIVVSEAQAGLADGYTDHSRRLISVGSWLDVEDRIATLAHELAHASLHVPGDAIGALYGSSAEHRGLAEIEAESVAYVVLRAHGIDRGPQSAAYLAGWADAVIEAEAYSILRCTXERKPMSRVDIAKSVLGRVTSVAKTVLETTNPPGLGGRLGYPQPIAINQTSRNETSIHTEPGPQQNRAAGRGLTVEG, encoded by the coding sequence ATGGACTCATCAAATGAACCAGCAAAACCGCATCTGGTCACCACCACTGGAAATGGAATGGCACCGCCAGCATCTCATCCTGGCCCCGAGCAACGCGTTGCCGAGCTTACTGACGGGCTCTACGCGCTGCTGGCGGACGCCGTTGACCACCCGAATCAGTGGCATCGGCTCCTCGATGCCTCCGCGACCATGTGGCGGTACTCCGGCGGCAACGTCGCACTGCTCATGATGCAAATGGCCCAACGTGGACCAGTGCAGCCGGCTCTCGTTGCCGGACNNAAGGAGTGGGAACGCCACGGCCGCTATGTCATCAAAGGCGAACGGGCCCTGTACGTCATTGCACCGAGAACAGCGCGAATCACCAATACAGAAGAAACTGAGCACGGCCCCGCAGAGGGCGAGCGGGCGCTGGCCGAACCAGGCGACGGGATAAATAGGTCCCGCATCGTTGGATGGCGTGGACAAGCAGTCTTTGACGTCTCCCAAACTGAGGGAGAGCCGCTGCTTGTCCCGATCCCCGGCCAGCGGGAAACGCCACTCGATGTTGATGCTTACACCCGGCTATGGGAATCACTCACAGCGGTGGCCAGAAAAGCCCGTTACAACATTGTCGTTTCGGAGGCGCAGGCGGGACTGGCCGATGGCTATACCGACCACTCTCGTCGTCTGATCAGCGTCGGGTCTTGGCTGGATGTCGAAGACCGCATCGCAACGCTGGCCCACGAACTCGCCCACGCCTCACTGCACGTTCCCGGAGACGCCATCGGCGCACTGTACGGCAGCAGCGCCGAACATCGTGGTCTTGCTGAGATCGAGGCGGAGTCAGTCGCCTATGTTGTTCTACGCGCCCATGGCATCGACCGTGGGCCTCAATCCGCGGCCTACTTGGCAGGGTGGGCCGATGCAGTGATTGAAGCCGAAGCTTACTCGATCCTGCGCTGCACGAGNGAGAGAAAACCGATGTCGAGGGTGGACATTGCCAAGTCCGTCCTCGGCAGGGTGACGTCGGTGGCCAAGACAGTTCTGGAGACGACCAACCCGCCGGGGTTGGGTGGCAGGCTGGGATACCCGCAGCCGATAGCCATAAATCAAACTTCTCGAAATGAAACTTCCATCCACACGGAGCCTGGGCCGCAGCAAAACCGCGCAGCTGGCCGTGGCCTCACGGTTGAGGGTTGA
- a CDS encoding type ISP restriction/modification enzyme, which produces MGSATFEDVLDRLYFTAIDQKDKGSKFERLIKRYLELEPKYADQFSDVWMWQEYPGRDGKVDTGIDLVAKDRYTGELTAIQCKFYDPMSTLQKAQIDSFFTAAGKIDFSYGMVVSTTDKWSKHAEDALEGQSKEMTRLRLQDLAESTIDWAEFDVDTPRXMTQLDRKEPRKYQREAIDDVAAGFQTGDRGKLIMACGTGKTYTSLKIVEEQVPIGGTVIFLVPSIALLQQTLNEWTAQATVPLRALAVCSDTKVGRKENEDVSVHDLAFPATTDPVKLLNRARISTGQEAVTVVFSTYQSIDVIAQAQQQGLADFDLILCDEAHRTTGITEADHDDSTFVRVHDEKYLKAAKRLYMTATPRIYVQESKAKAAEDNVAVYSMDDEEVFGPEFHHLGFGNAVEMGHLADYKVLVLAVDEEAVSRSFQGMFEENGDLKLDDVARIVGCWNGLSKRGINGQRLDIVDDSPMRRAVAFARNIKESXKLAEEFELIGKQLLVNAAESEANDALKLEAGHVDGTFNVLERSAKLDWLKEQADGNVCRILXNVKCLSEGVDVPSLDAVLFLNPRNSQVDVVQSVGRVMRKAEGKEYGYIILPIAVPASQDPETALNDNKKYKVVWDVLQALRAHDDRFEAMINKLDLNRNANDVIDVIAVSGPFDADDGGAPAGRXNASDAAGTQETLFALARADEWRNAIFARMVRKVGDRRYWESWASDVKEIADRHVIRIRTILDGPDPRAREEFSVFLEGLRGTLNDGITEADAIDMLXQHLITKPVFEALFDGYSFAAHNPVSQVMDSMIAVLEQYNLDSEVQNLEXFYRSVRIRAEGVSNAEGKXKIITELYERFFKLAFPRTAESLGIVYTPVEVVDFIIRAVDDVLAKDFNSSLSAPGVHVLXPFAGTGTFTVRLLQSGRIKPEDLLRKYTQELHANEILLMAYYIAAINIEATLHGMLEEQAAVSGGDTADVAYVPFDGMVLTDTFQMSEDGDTLDEHVFTSNNDRVVAQNKLDIRIIIGNPPYSVGQSSGNDNNANLKYPTLDESIRSTYAERSTATLXNSLYDSYIRAIRWASNRILKSTDGGVVAYVSNGGYIDGTADGLRKTLVDEFHDIYVYNLRGNQRTAGEQSRKEGGKXFDSGSRNTVAILILXKSPGLPPVPCCXYKDIGDYLDRKEXLALIEAASVGTLDWAAITPNADGDWINQRNNVFESFTPIAEXVRGGVKPTVFADFSGGLKTNRDSWVYNFSXPMVSNSPQRXMIANYQEQLHSGVIDREPSRVSWSSGLESLHSRGVQIEFNSQRIRTAMYRPFVKMKVYFDDQLNDRRGRLPQIFPNETTENVGFYLPAPGNSAPTFLCLAVDTVPDLGGAGISGXQFFPRYTYPMPAAGDDLFTAAGASASPDKVDNITDATLLDYRSSYGAQVTKDDIXFYVYGLLHSPEYRTAFAADLKKMLPRIPKVVGADNFQAFAKAGRDLSDLHIGYETVKPYPFMEVETGAVPXGDDYAKYAVKKMKYGGKAGAWDKSRIIYNSQLTLEGIPRXAQRYMLGARSAIDWIIERYQVKTDKQSGIVNDPNDWSLEHEQPRYIIDLIGRIVTVSLETNRIVDRLPGLDLS; this is translated from the coding sequence ATGGGATCTGCAACATTCGAAGACGTTCTTGACCGCTTGTACTTTACTGCCATTGACCAGAAGGACAAGGGCAGCAAGTTTGAGCGCCTGATCAAGCGTTATTTGGAGTTGGAGCCGAAGTACGCGGACCAGTTCTCGGACGTGTGGATGTGGCAGGAATACCCTGGCCGTGACGGCAAAGTGGATACGGGGATCGACCTTGTCGCCAAGGACCGCTACACGGGTGAGCTTACGGCCATCCAGTGCAAGTTTTATGATCCGATGTCCACGCTGCAAAAGGCACAGATCGACTCGTTCTTTACCGCGGCAGGGAAGATTGATTTCTCCTACGGGATGGTTGTCTCCACTACAGACAAGTGGTCCAAGCACGCCGAAGACGCATTGGAGGGCCAGTCCAAAGAAATGACGCGGCTCCGCTTGCAAGACTTGGCTGAGTCAACCATTGACTGGGCCGAGTTCGACGTCGACACCCCGAGGCANATGACCCAGCTGGACCGCAAGGAACCCCGCAAATACCAACGGGAAGCCATCGACGACGTAGCCGCAGGCTTCCAAACCGGCGACCGAGGCAAGCTGATCATGGCCTGCGGCACCGGCAAGACCTACACCTCATTGAAAATCGTTGAAGAACAGGTCCCCATCGGTGGAACTGTGATCTTCCTCGTACCCTCTATTGCGCTCTTGCAGCAGACTCTTAACGAGTGGACAGCACAAGCCACGGTTCCCCTCAGGGCGCTCGCAGTTTGTTCGGATACGAAGGTAGGCCGTAAGGAGAACGAGGACGTCAGCGTCCATGACCTGGCATTCCCGGCTACTACGGACCCGGTGAAGTTGTTGAACCGTGCCCGGATCAGTACCGGTCAGGAGGCTGTGACAGTTGTCTTCTCCACATACCAGTCCATTGACGTCATTGCCCAGGCGCAGCAGCAGGGCCTTGCCGATTTTGATTTGATCCTCTGCGACGAAGCGCACAGGACCACGGGCATCACCGAGGCAGACCATGACGACTCAACGTTCGTTCGCGTTCATGATGAGAAGTACCTGAAAGCCGCCAAGCGCCTCTACATGACGGCAACGCCGCGTATCTACGTTCAGGAGTCCAAAGCCAAAGCGGCTGAGGACAACGTCGCGGTCTACTCCATGGACGACGAGGAAGTGTTCGGCCCCGAGTTCCACCACCTGGGCTTCGGTAATGCCGTGGAGATGGGTCACCTGGCCGATTACAAGGTCCTGGTCTTGGCAGTGGACGAAGAAGCCGTCTCCCGCTCCTTCCAGGGCATGTTCGAGGAAAACGGGGACCTGAAGCTCGACGACGTCGCCCGCATCGTGGGCTGCTGGAACGGGCTCTCGAAGCGCGGAATTAATGGCCAGCGCCTCGACATCGTTGACGACTCACCCATGCGCCGGGCTGTCGCCTTCGCCCGCAACATCAAGGAATCCAANAAGCTTGCCGAAGAGTTTGAGCTCATTGGCAAGCAGCTCCTCGTAAACGCCGCCGAATCTGAAGCAAATGACGCCCTCAAGCTGGAAGCCGGCCACGTGGACGGTACCTTCAACGTGCTGGAGCGTTCGGCGAAGCTGGACTGGCTCAAGGAACAGGCAGACGGTAATGTCTGCCGTATCCTCNNCAACGTCAAGTGCCTGTCCGAAGGTGTGGACGTGCCGTCCTTGGACGCGGTGCTGTTCCTGAACCCGCGCAACTCCCAAGTCGACGTCGTTCAGTCCGTGGGCCGCGTGATGCGCAAGGCCGAGGGCAAGGAATACGGCTACATCATCCTACCGATCGCAGTGCCGGCATCCCAAGATCCCGAGACCGCACTGAATGACAACAAGAAGTACAAGGTTGTTTGGGACGTACTACAGGCCCTGCGTGCGCACGATGACCGTTTCGAAGCGATGATCAACAAACTTGACCTGAACCGCAACGCCAACGACGTCATTGACGTAATCGCAGTTTCCGGTCCNTTCGATGCGGACGACGGCGGTGCCCCGGCAGGGAGAAGNAACGCCTCCGACGCTGCGGGAACTCAGGAGACGCTGTTTGCCCTGGCNCGGGCAGACGAGTGGCGCAATGCGATCTTCGCCCGCATGGTCCGCAAAGTCGGAGACCGGCGATACTGGGAATCCTGGGCAAGCGATGTCAAAGAAATCGCCGACCGGCACGTGATCCGCATCCGCACCATTCTGGACGGGCCAGATCCACGGGCCCGTGAAGAGTTTTCCGTGTTTCTGGAAGGCCTGCGTGGTACNCTGAACGATGGCATCACCGAAGCCGATGCCATCGACATGCTCCNNCAGCACCTGATCACTAAGCCCGTGTTTGAGGCGCTGTTTGACGGCTATTCNTTTGCTGCGCACAACCCGGTATCGCAAGTAATGGACTCAATGATTGCCGTTTTGGAGCAGTACAACCTCGACTCTGAAGTGCAAAACCTGGAAGANTTTTACCGTTCCGTGCGGATCCGCGCTGAAGGTGTCAGTAACGCTGAAGGCAAGCANAAGATCATCACGGAACTCTACGAAAGGTTCTTTAAGCTCGCGTTTCCACGCACCGCCGAGTCTCTGGGCATTGTCTACACGCCGGTGGAAGTAGTCGACTTCATCATCCGCGCAGTGGATGACGTTCTCGCCAAGGATTTCAACTCATCCCTCTCCGCACCTGGCGTGCACGTCCTGANNCCCTTTGCAGGAACCGGAACTTTCACGGTCAGGCTCCTGCAATCTGGTCGGATCAAGCCCGAGGATCTGCTGCGGAAGTACACTCAGGAGCTGCATGCCAACGAGATCCTGTTGATGGCGTACTACATTGCAGCGATCAACATCGAAGCCACGCTACACGGCATGCTAGAGGAGCAGGCTGCAGTCTCAGGCGGGGATACAGCAGACGTTGCATATGTCCCATTTGACGGCATGGTCCTCACGGATACTTTCCAGATGTCCGAGGACGGAGACACCCTTGACGAGCACGTCTTCACGTCGAACAATGACCGTGTAGTTGCACAAAACAAGCTCGACATCCGCATTATTATCGGCAATCCGCCATATTCAGTCGGGCAGTCCAGTGGCAACGATAACAATGCCAACCTGAAATACCCCACTCTTGATGAATCGATCCGGTCCACGTATGCGGAACGGTCGACGGCGACACTCAANAACTCGTTATACGACTCCTATATTCGGGCTATCCGCTGGGCGTCCAACAGAATACTGAAGTCGACCGACGGNGGAGTGGTCGCATATGTGTCCAACGGAGGCTACATCGACGGCACCGCCGACGGCCTCCGCAAAACACTTGTCGATGAGTTCCACGACATTTACGTTTACAACCTCCGTGGCAACCAGCGAACGGCAGGGGAGCAAAGCCGCAAGGAGGGTGGCAAGATNTTTGATTCTGGCAGCCGCAACACGGTGGCGATCCTGATCCTGTNGAAAAGCCCGGGCCTACCACCGGTGCCGTGCTGCATNTACAAGGACATTGGCGACTACCTCGACCGCAAGGAAAANCTCGCGCTCATCGAGGCCGCCAGTGTCGGCACCCTCGACTGGGCCGCCATCACNCCCAACGCCGACGGCGACTGGATCAACCAACGCAACAACGTGTTCGAGTCCTTCACGCCTATCGCCGAAAANGTACGAGGAGGCGTGAAGCCAACAGTCTTCGCTGATTTCAGCGGAGGCTTGAAGACAAATCGTGATTCCTGGGTATACAATTTTTCNNGTCCGATGGTCTCGAATTCACCACAAAGAAGNATGATCGCCAATTATCAGGAACAACTCCATAGCGGAGTGATCGATCGCGAACCATCGAGAGTCAGTTGGTCGAGCGGACTAGAATCGCTCCATTCTCGAGGTGTCCAGATCGAGTTCAATAGCCAAAGAATACGTACGGCCATGTATCGGCCCTTTGTTAAAATGAAGGTCTATTTCGATGACCAGTTGAATGATCGTCGCGGACGGCTACCCCAAATATTTCCCAATGAAACTACAGAAAATGTAGGTTTCTACCTCCCAGCACCTGGAAATTCAGCTCCGACGTTCCTGTGTCTGGCTGTCGATACGGTCCCAGATCTGGGCGGGGCGGGGATCAGTGGGNTGCAATTCTTCCCTCGTTACACGTACCCGATGCCCGCTGCAGGCGATGATTTGTTCACCGCAGCGGGTGCGTCGGCGTCCCCGGATAAGGTAGACAACATCACCGACGCGACTCTACTTGACTACCGCTCAAGCTATGGCGCTCAGGTCACCAAAGATGACATCTTNTTCTATGTCTACGGGTTGCTCCATTCGCCCGAATACCGTACCGCGTTCGCCGCCGACTTGAAGAAAATGCTGCCGCGCATCCCCAAGGTCGTTGGCGCTGACAATTTCCAGGCCTTTGCCAAGGCCGGCCGAGACTTGTCAGATTTGCACATTGGCTACGAAACGGTGAAGCCATACCCNTTCATGGAAGTGGAAACCGGCGCCGTGCCCTTNGGCGACGACTACGCGAAGTACGCGGTGAAGAAGATGAAGTACGGCGGCAAGGCGGGTGCCTGGGACAAGTCTCGAATTATCTACAATTCACAGCTGACGCTGGAGGGCATCCCGAGACNNGCGCAACGGTACATGTTGGGCGCACGATCGGCGATTGACTGGATTATCGAGCGATACCAGGTCAAGACCGACAAACAGTCGGGGATTGTCAACGACCCCAACGACTGGTCGCTAGAGCACGAGCAGCCGCGTTACATCATCGACCTGATCGGCCGAATCGTCACTGTGAGCTTGGAAACGAACCGGATCGTTGACAGGCTACCTGGGTTGGACTTGTCCTAA
- the mobF gene encoding MobF family relaxase — MTVSIARLTAHSGVRYLLKTTMSDDVPLASGDATSYYMKAGTPPGRWLGQGLAGISRKSLAPVSSRDANAVFTHAEHPDTREPLGRHHGQTTVAHRNGEDVQRYAVAGFDLTFSVPKSVSTLWALAPQEVQRQVLAAHHEAVNEVLAWLEESAIHTRTGRGGVAHVGTVGAVAASFDHWESRARDPQLHTHVVIANRAQRITDHAWATLDSRTLYRATVAASVHYNGLLFDRLQDRLGAVSGFRSPAGHDRNPRHELVGVDDALIQEFSSRSYGINTETDRLIAEWXKTHGYTPSATTVIKFRQQATLSTRQAKETNPQPLDSLSAGWRDRAEKLGFDPAQVLRHTIDRSHERPVTVADLTASWVTAAAAASREAVARRRATWSRWNLLAEAERICAEIRCATGVDRRHTIDAVTTEAESQCVALNAYRYKIPLNAGNDIAFAGHSVFEFPGAHLYTDASILANEQLIMDTSKNDAGPSIAPDLADTLITDSNHPDRPTLAEDQAAAAREVLCSGRFLDAVVGPAGSGXTTTMAAIRQGWEKVHGAGSVIGLAPAAASAEVLGRKMGLAAENVAKWLYESVGQGAAIRAEQFHDLEGTAAQQSWQRTRSAQRMAGLAMRQQLWCFRPNQLVIIDEASMVSTVQLAALVHQAQDAGAKIVLVGDPAQLDSIDAGGILGWLDRKGHAVQLTSIRRFNHPWEGPASLLLRAGDVESIQSYAAHGRLRHGDHAGMIDQAYESWAADTSNGLESILIAPDNDAVMALNERAHAELVDRKVVDATHVVRLSDGLSASRGDTVIARKNDRRVKDTAGDFIRNGTLIKITSKPGRDGAIHGRRLDTGQSIRLSCEYLAESVELGYATTAHRSQGITVDTSHTVLTQGCLTRELFYVGMTRGRDCNTAYVCESDTAQDHVALDAAEPTWQEIIAEVLTAQGAERTAHEVEEEQRESSHSLHQLTAEYDYLAQIVAAKQLRAAVESIQSGLSASLEVSPSWGAGVAAWRRASAAEPLAAAATLDHAIRRPGDANDLMAVIHARLRPLGNAKAPDGDDWLTEDLHTDRADVAEMVRQVQNLGIRRVQELKAKAAAGTEPWTRKLADTIPSIISVADRNTLKERIAIYRDRWLIGTDPDPLGPPSVGYEWERARDRERLNAELKRLQSMPANTDESSAAQVAVHATLTNVGWEI; from the coding sequence GTGACTGTCTCCATCGCTCGCCTCACCGCTCACAGCGGGGTCAGGTACCTGCTGAAGACCACCATGTCCGACGACGTNCCCCTCGCCTCGGGTGATGCGACCAGTTACTACATGAAAGCTGGCACNCCTCCTGGCAGGTGGCTCGGCCAAGGACTGGCCGGCATCAGTCGTAAGTCGTTGGCTCCAGTGAGCTCAAGGGATGCCAACGCGGTCTTCACACATGCCGAACATCCTGACACCCGCGAGCCTTTGGGGCGCCATCATGGCCAAACGACAGTGGCCCATCGCAATGGCGAGGACGTTCAGCGCTATGCCGTTGCTGGTTTCGATCTAACCTTCAGCGTTCCTAAGTCTGTCTCGACGTTGTGGGCGCTGGCCCCGCAAGAGGTCCAACGGCAGGTCCTCGCCGCGCACCATGAAGCCGTCAACGAAGTCCTGGCATGGTTGGAAGAATCTGCCATTCATACTCGCACTGGACGAGGCGGCGTCGCCCACGTCGGAACCGTCGGCGCCGTCGCTGCATCCTTTGACCATTGGGAATCTCGAGCCCGTGATCCTCAGCTCCACACGCACGTCGTCATCGCTAACAGGGCGCAAAGAATCACCGACCATGCGTGGGCCACATTAGATTCACGAACCCTCTATAGAGCCACGGTGGCCGCCAGCGTGCACTACAACGGGCTCCTCTTTGACCGGCTGCAAGACAGGCTGGGTGCAGTGTCTGGTTTTCGATCTCCGGCTGGTCATGACCGGAATCCGCGCCATGAGTTGGTCGGTGTGGATGATGCCTTGATTCAGGAGTTTTCCAGCCGCTCTTACGGCATCAATACGGAGACCGATCGTTTGATTGCCGAGTGGGNNAAAACCCACGGGTATACCCCGTCAGCCACCACCGTCATTAAATTCCGTCAACAGGCAACTCTCTCCACCCGGCAAGCCAAAGAGACGAACCCTCAACCGCTGGACAGTCTTTCTGCGGGGTGGCGCGACCGCGCTGAAAAGTTAGGTTTCGATCCAGCGCAAGTCTTGCGACACACCATCGATCGGTCCCATGAGCGGCCCGTCACCGTCGCCGACCTGACGGCTTCCTGGGTGACCGCTGCTGCGGCCGCATCACGGGAAGCGGTGGCCAGGCGGAGGGCAACGTGGAGCCGCTGGAACCTTCTGGCCGAGGCAGAACGCATCTGCGCCGAAATCCGGTGCGCCACCGGCGTCGACCGCCGCCACACGATCGACGCCGTAACCACCGAAGCGGAATCACAGTGCGTCGCCCTCAACGCTTACCGCTACAAGATCCCGCTCAACGCCGGGAATGACATCGCCTTCGCCGGCCACAGCGTGTTCGAATTCCCCGGGGCCCACCTCTACACGGACGCGAGCATTCTCGCCAACGAACAACTCATCATGGACACCAGCAAGAACGACGCCGGACCCTCCATCGCGCCCGACCTCGCCGACACCCTCATCACAGACAGCAACCACCCTGACCGTCCAACGCTTGCCGAGGACCAGGCCGCAGCAGCGCGTGAGGTGCTGTGCAGCGGCCGGTTCCTGGACGCCGTCGTTGGTCCTGCAGGGTCAGGGAANACCACCACCATGGCTGCGATCCGCCAGGGCTGGGAAAAGGTTCATGGGGCGGGCAGCGTGATTGGGCTTGCNCCGGCGGCTGCGAGCGCAGAAGTTCTTGGGCGCAAGATGGGGCTGGCAGCGGAGAATGTCGCTAAGTGGCTGTATGAGTCTGTTGGTCAAGGTGCGGCCATAAGGGCTGAACAGTTCCATGATCTCGAAGGCACTGCGGCGCAGCAGTCCTGGCAGCGGACCAGGAGTGCCCAACGCATGGCTGGGCTGGCCATGCGTCAGCAACTATGGTGTTTTCGGCCAAACCAGTTGGTCATCATTGATGAGGCGTCGATGGTTTCCACAGTGCAGTTGGCTGCGTTGGTGCATCAGGCCCAGGATGCCGGTGCCAAGATTGTGTTGGTTGGAGACCCCGCTCAGCTGGATTCGATTGATGCCGGTGGGATCCTGGGTTGGCTGGACAGGAAAGGCCATGCGGTCCAGCTGACCAGCATTCGGCGCTTCAACCACCCGTGGGAAGGGCCAGCGTCGTTGCTNTTGCGTGCAGGGGATGTGGAGTCGATCCAGAGTTACGCCGCCCATGGGCGGTTGCGTCATGGGGACCACGCGGGCATGATCGATCAGGCCTACGAGAGCTGGGCGGCAGATACCAGCAACGGCTTGGAGTCGATCTTGATCGCTCCAGACAATGACGCCGTGATGGCGCTGAATGAACGCGCTCACGCCGAACTCGTGGACAGAAAGGTGGTTGATGCCACGCATGTGGTCCGCCTCAGCGACGGGCTCAGCGCAAGCCGTGGCGACACCGTCATTGCACGCAAGAACGACCGCCGCGTCAAGGACACCGCTGGCGATTTCATCCGCAACGGCACTCTCATCAAAATCACTTCCAAGCCAGGTCGCGACGGTGCCATCCATGGTCGCCGTCTGGATACGGGCCAAAGCATTCGCTTGAGCTGTGAGTACCTGGCGGAGTCAGTGGAGCTGGGCTATGCGACCACCGCACACCGTTCCCAAGGCATTACCGTCGATACCAGCCACACCGTCCTCACGCAGGGCTGCCTGACTCGCGAGCTCTTCTATGTAGGCATGACACGAGGGCGGGATTGCAACACTGCGTACGTCTGCGAATCCGACACCGCACAGGACCATGTTGCCCTCGACGCCGCCGAGCCGACGTGGCAAGAGATCATCGCCGAAGTACTAACCGCACAGGGTGCTGAACGAACGGCCCATGAAGTAGAAGAAGAACAACGGGAAAGTAGCCACTCCCTGCACCAGCTCACAGCCGAATACGACTACCTCGCGCAAATTGTTGCAGCCAAACAACTACGCGCCGCCGTGGAAAGCATCCAGTCAGGGCTTTCGGCCAGTCTCGAAGTATCCCCGTCGTGGGGCGCTGGCGTGGCTGCCTGGCGGCGCGCCAGCGCCGCTGAGCCACTNGCCGCGGCAGCAACACTGGACCATGCCATTCGACGTCCTGGCGACGCCAATGACCTGATGGCAGTCATCCACGCGCGACTTCGGCCGCTCGGGAATGCCAAGGCACCCGATGGTGACGACTGGCTAACTGAAGATCTCCATACCGACCGTGCTGACGTGGCGGAAATGGTCAGACAAGTGCAGAACCTCGGTATTCGCCGGGTTCAGGAATTGAAAGCCAAGGCAGCTGCCGGGACGGAACCGTGGACGCGGAAGCTGGCAGACACCATTCCTAGCATCATCTCGGTAGCCGATCGCAATACCTTGAAGGAACGCATTGCCATCTATAGGGACCGCTGGCTCATCGGTACCGATCCTGATCCATTGGGCCCTCCCTCGGTCGGCTACGAATGGGAACGCGCACGGGACCGGGAGCGCCTCAATGCCGAGCTGAAGCGACTACAGAGCATGCCCGCGAACACCGACGAATCAAGTGCCGCTCAAGTTGCTGTCCATGCCACTCTTACCAATGTCGGCTGGGAAATTTAG